From Verrucomicrobiales bacterium:
ACGCTAAGCACGAAGGACAACACCACCGCGGCGATGGAAATCTGCGCGCTCAGCTTCCCGGCTCGGAGAGTAAAGAGGGTGATGCCAACTGCCGACAGCAGCGGCAGCAGCAAAATGAGCCAGGGGATTTGGGGGATCAGTTCAGCCATACGAGTCGATTAGAGCTTGAGCGAGGCCAGGTCCTCGACATGGGCCGAAGCCCGCTTGCGGTACAGCGCGACGATCAGCGCCAACCCCACCGCCACCTCAGCGGCGGCCACCGTAATGATAAAGAAGACCATGATCTGGCCGCCCACGTGATCATTCAGGTTGTCCTTGAACCGCGAGAACGACACCAGCGCCAGGTTGGCGGCGTTGAGCATCAGCTCCAGCGACATATAGATAATCAGCACATTGCGGCGCATGATCGCGCCGAGCAGGCCCAAACAAAACAGCAGGGCGCTCACCACCAAATAATGCTCGAGTCCAGGTTGCAACATAGTCAGATGGGCTATTTCAGCTCCTTCTTGCTCAACAAAATCACTCCCACCATCGCCACCAGCAGCAAGATGGAGACGACCTCAAACGGCAACAGGTAATTGGTAAACAACTCCGTGCCCAGCAGGCGGGTTTCCCCTTCCAGAGTCGGGGTCAATTCGTTGCCGACGTTGGACGTCCAGATCGTGCGAACCAACAGCGCACCCAAACCGCCCACCGCCACCGCACCGGTCACCACTCCAAACAACTTCAGGCGACGGCGCTCTTCGGCTTTCACATCGAGCAGCATGATTACAAACAGGAACAGCACCATGACGGCACCCGCATAGACCAGGATCTGCACTGCCGCGAGAAAGAAGGCGTGCAGCAGCACGAACAGTCCGGCCAGGCAGAGAATCGTCAGCACCAAGAACATGGCGCTCGTCACCGGGTTGCGGCTAAACGGGTTGGCCACGACCATGCAGCCGCAGATCACCGCCAGCAGCGCGAAGACATAAAAAAGTAGGTCCGTCATGCGATTCCTTAGTTCTCCAAAGCCTTAAAGCGGCTTGAACGCCTCCTGCTGCTGAGCTTCCTTCTGCTTTTGTTTCCACTTCATGATGGGGTCGTTGTGCACCCCGCCCAACGACAGGAGCTTGGCTTTGTTGTAAACCATCTCTTTCCGGCTGGTTCCGGTGAGCGAGTAATCGCTCATGAGAAAAATGGCCTCCTCCGGGCAAACCTCCTGGCAGAATCCGCAGAAGATGCAGCGGAGCATGTTGATCTCGAACTCCTGTGGAGTCTTTTCAACGTTGCCGACAGCCGCGTTGGGCTTCGGTCCCGGGGGCGTGATCTTGATGGCCTTCGGCGGGCAAACGAACTCGCACAACTGGCAGGAGACGCACTTCGTGCGACCCTCCTGATCCTTCACCAGGTAGGGAGCGCCGCGATAGCCGGTGGGCACTACCCACTTCTGTTCCGGGTACTCCATGGTCACCACCTTGCCGCGGAACAAGGTGTTGAAGAAGTGACGGAAGGTCACCTTCAGTCCGCTCCACAAGGTGGGCAGATACAGGCGCTCGAGCCAGGATAAGTCGCTGCGTTTGACGATCATAAGGGGCGTCTCATTTCACGGTTAAGAACAGCACCACCGCCGTGATCACGATGTTCAACAGCGCCAGGGGAATAAACCGTCGCCAGCCGAGGTCCATCAGCTGGTCATACCGGAACCGGGGAAGCATCCACCGGACCCAGATGAAAATGGCCATGAGCACTAGAATCTTGGCCAGGAAGATGACGATGTGCGCAATGCCATACCAGATGGGCGCATCGGCTTGGGGGATCTCATTCAGTCCGAAGAGCGGCAAGGTCCATCCGCCAAAGAACAAGGTGACCATCATCGCCGACCCGGCGATCATCGCGGCATATTCGCCCATGAAGAACAGCGCGAACTTCATCGAGCTGTACTCGGTGTGATACCCGCCCACCAGCTCGGTCTCAGACTCCGGAAGATCGAAAGGCAGCCGGTTGGTTTCCGCAAAGGCCGCCACCAGAAAGATAGCGAAGGCGATGGGCTGCTTGAAGATCAGCCAGCTGCTGAACCCGGCCGACTGGTACTCGATCACCTTGCTGAGATTCAGATCCCCCACCAGCATGAAGACCGGGATCACGCTCATGCCCATGGCGATCTCATAGGAAATCATCTGGGCGCTCGAACGAATACCGCCCAGAAACGGATACTTCGAGTTCGCCGCGTAGCCCGCGAGCACGATTCCATACACTCCCAAAGACACAATGCCGAAGGTGTAGAGAATCCCTACATTCAGAT
This genomic window contains:
- the nuoK gene encoding NADH-quinone oxidoreductase subunit NuoK yields the protein MLQPGLEHYLVVSALLFCLGLLGAIMRRNVLIIYMSLELMLNAANLALVSFSRFKDNLNDHVGGQIMVFFIITVAAAEVAVGLALIVALYRKRASAHVEDLASLKL
- a CDS encoding NADH-quinone oxidoreductase subunit J; translation: MTDLLFYVFALLAVICGCMVVANPFSRNPVTSAMFLVLTILCLAGLFVLLHAFFLAAVQILVYAGAVMVLFLFVIMLLDVKAEERRRLKLFGVVTGAVAVGGLGALLVRTIWTSNVGNELTPTLEGETRLLGTELFTNYLLPFEVVSILLLVAMVGVILLSKKELK
- a CDS encoding NADH-quinone oxidoreductase subunit I, producing MIVKRSDLSWLERLYLPTLWSGLKVTFRHFFNTLFRGKVVTMEYPEQKWVVPTGYRGAPYLVKDQEGRTKCVSCQLCEFVCPPKAIKITPPGPKPNAAVGNVEKTPQEFEINMLRCIFCGFCQEVCPEEAIFLMSDYSLTGTSRKEMVYNKAKLLSLGGVHNDPIMKWKQKQKEAQQQEAFKPL
- the nuoH gene encoding NADH-quinone oxidoreductase subunit NuoH, producing MINYLNDLIHNNREWVFTLAKIAGVLGILMPMIAYSVLAERKISAFIQDRVGPNRVALPLLGGIPILGPFLTRLGLWQPLADGLKSFLKEDFTPAHVRKVYFWLAPAIALVPAFMTMAVIPFGSFLGTEKMVLADLNVGILYTFGIVSLGVYGIVLAGYAANSKYPFLGGIRSSAQMISYEIAMGMSVIPVFMLVGDLNLSKVIEYQSAGFSSWLIFKQPIAFAIFLVAAFAETNRLPFDLPESETELVGGYHTEYSSMKFALFFMGEYAAMIAGSAMMVTLFFGGWTLPLFGLNEIPQADAPIWYGIAHIVIFLAKILVLMAIFIWVRWMLPRFRYDQLMDLGWRRFIPLALLNIVITAVVLFLTVK